The Orcinus orca chromosome 16, mOrcOrc1.1, whole genome shotgun sequence genome includes a window with the following:
- the DNASE1 gene encoding deoxyribonuclease-1 isoform X1: MRGARLMGVLLTLAGLLQQTLSLRIAAFNIQTFGETKMSNATLSNYIVQILSRYDIALIQEVRDNHLTAVGRLLDKLNQDDPNTYHFVVSEPLGRNSYKERYLFLFRPDQVSVLDSYQYDDGCEPCGNDSFSREPAVVKFSSPFTQIKEFAIVPLHAAPSDAVAEIDSLYDVYLDVWQKWDLEDIMLMGDFNAGCSYVTPSQWSSIRLRRSPPFQWLIPDTADSTVTSTHCAYDRIVVAGPLLQDAVVPNSAAPFDFQAAYGLSDQMALAISDHYPVEVMLKRA, from the exons ATGAGGGGTGCCAGGCTGATGGGGGTGCTACTCACCCTGGCTGGCCTGCTGCAGCAGACCCTGTCCCTGAGAATAGCAGCCTTCAACATCCAGACTTTCGGGGAGACCAAGATGTCCAATGCTACCCTCTCCAACTACATTGTACAG ATCCTGAGTCGCTATGATATCGCCCTCATCCAGGAGGTCAGAGACAACCACCTGACGGCCGTAGGGAGGCTGCTGGACAAACTCAACCA GGATGACCCAAACACCTATCACTTTGTGGTCAGTGAGCCGCTGGGACGCAACAGCTATAAGGAGCGCTACCTCTTCCTGTTCAG ACCCGACCAGGTTTCCGTGCTGGACAGCTACCAGTACGATGATGGCTGTGAGCCCTGTGGGAATGACAGCTTCAGCCGAGAGCCAGCTGTGGTCAagttctcctcccccttcacac AGATCAAGGAGTTTGCCATTGTTCCCCTGCATGCAGCCCCATCGGATGCGGTGGCTGAGATCGACTCTCTCTATGATGTCTACCTGGATGTCTGGCAGAAGTGGGACTTGGAG GACATCATGTTGATGGGTGATTTCAATGCTGGCTGCAGCTACGTGACCCCCTCGCAGTGGTCATCCATCCGCCTGCGCAGGAGCCCCCCCTTCCAGTGGCTGATTCCTGACACTGCCGACAGCACCGTTACATCCACGCACTGTGCCTACGACAG GATCGTGGTTGCAGGACCTCTGCTCCAAGATGCTGTGGTTCCCAACTCAGCTGCTCCCTTTGACTTCCAAGCTGCATACGGATTGAGTGACCAGATG GCCCTAGCCATCAGCGACCATTACCCGGTGGAGGTGATGCTGAAGAGAGCCTGA
- the DNASE1 gene encoding deoxyribonuclease-1 isoform X2, whose protein sequence is MLPSPTTLYRDDPNTYHFVVSEPLGRNSYKERYLFLFRPDQVSVLDSYQYDDGCEPCGNDSFSREPAVVKFSSPFTQIKEFAIVPLHAAPSDAVAEIDSLYDVYLDVWQKWDLEDIMLMGDFNAGCSYVTPSQWSSIRLRRSPPFQWLIPDTADSTVTSTHCAYDRIVVAGPLLQDAVVPNSAAPFDFQAAYGLSDQMALAISDHYPVEVMLKRA, encoded by the exons ATGCTACCCTCTCCAACTACATTGTACAG GGATGACCCAAACACCTATCACTTTGTGGTCAGTGAGCCGCTGGGACGCAACAGCTATAAGGAGCGCTACCTCTTCCTGTTCAG ACCCGACCAGGTTTCCGTGCTGGACAGCTACCAGTACGATGATGGCTGTGAGCCCTGTGGGAATGACAGCTTCAGCCGAGAGCCAGCTGTGGTCAagttctcctcccccttcacac AGATCAAGGAGTTTGCCATTGTTCCCCTGCATGCAGCCCCATCGGATGCGGTGGCTGAGATCGACTCTCTCTATGATGTCTACCTGGATGTCTGGCAGAAGTGGGACTTGGAG GACATCATGTTGATGGGTGATTTCAATGCTGGCTGCAGCTACGTGACCCCCTCGCAGTGGTCATCCATCCGCCTGCGCAGGAGCCCCCCCTTCCAGTGGCTGATTCCTGACACTGCCGACAGCACCGTTACATCCACGCACTGTGCCTACGACAG GATCGTGGTTGCAGGACCTCTGCTCCAAGATGCTGTGGTTCCCAACTCAGCTGCTCCCTTTGACTTCCAAGCTGCATACGGATTGAGTGACCAGATG GCCCTAGCCATCAGCGACCATTACCCGGTGGAGGTGATGCTGAAGAGAGCCTGA